A genomic window from Schistocerca serialis cubense isolate TAMUIC-IGC-003099 chromosome 4, iqSchSeri2.2, whole genome shotgun sequence includes:
- the LOC126474047 gene encoding transmembrane protein 11 homolog, mitochondrial: MVDEGDSRDLDPSQIAIIHEVYDSENAHETFELELERALEAGCSIIVIEPSRLGDETARWIAVGNCLRKTAVLSSICSIGAGFLWPDRPCAYAPLTAVSLLCTGLYAVSWQLDPCCQYQVERDRRRLPRRLPPSCTQASAVVLVRRPSMRFQLLHVGVSFVATAFWGWRLYRALK, encoded by the exons ATGGTGGATGAAGGGGATAGCAG AGATCTAGACCCTTCACAAATTGCCATCATCCATGAAGTGTATGACAGTGAAAATGCGCACGAAACCTTTGAACTTGAACTGGAAAGAGCACTGGAAGCTGGATGCAGCATAATTGTCATTGAACCTTCAAGGCTAGGAGATGAAACAGCCCGCTGGATAGCTGTTGGGAACTGTTTACGGAAGACAGCTGTTTTGTCCAGTATATGTTCAATTGGGGCAG GTTTCTTATGGCCCGACCGGCCTTGTGCCTATGCACCACTGACAGCGGTGTCCCTACTTTGCACTGGTCTGTACGCTGTGTCATGGCAACTGGACCCGTGCTGTCAATATCAAGTAGAGCGGGACCGCAGGCGCCTGCCACGGCGCCTCCCTCCATCTTGCACACAGGCTTCTGCAGTTGTACTGGTGCGCCGACCCAGCATGCGGTTTCAGCTGCTCCATGTTGGTGTGTCATTTGTGGCTACAGCTTTCTGGGGTTGGAGGCTTTACCGTGCTTTGAAGTGA